The proteins below are encoded in one region of Mauremys reevesii isolate NIE-2019 linkage group 15, ASM1616193v1, whole genome shotgun sequence:
- the LOC120383899 gene encoding butyrophilin subfamily 1 member A1-like, whose translation MEFWSHLDQVTVKTEVLSFCHSSRASSPLPGFIVFFLIYYVHKIESAKFTVIGPHDPATAILGQETVLPCHLSPPMSAANMVVIWFRSQLASFVHLYRGGKDQYDGQLPEYQGRTELLKAGLKDGNVPLRILNIRGSDEGKYHCFVQDDTFYEETILELRVAGLGSAPLISVEGHQDGGIRVVCRSTGWYPEPEVLWKDFNGRRLPSLSETISQGDNNLFEIETAIVVKKYSNQNLSCCIRNTILNQEKESAVYIADPFFPRVNPWMVALSVILVVLIGFIGLTVNLFKMKGKLTKEVEKRDNEIRWRRSVAPIEEANVTLDPHTAHPELVLSKDQKSVRRGNTRQQLPNTPERFDTEPCVLGCEGFTSGRHCWEVEVGGGRYWAMGVARESVRRKEGISRSPEGGIWAVERWEGQIRALTSSETPLSLSRVPSRIRICLDCDRGQVTFINAGDEAPIFTFLPGFVPGERIRPWLAVWWGSQLRLCPCAAGGITQWVEHWPAKPSLVSSLLEGAI comes from the exons atggagttttggagtcacctgg ATCAAGTTACAGTGAAGACGGAGGTTCTGTCATTCTGCCACAGCTCCAGagccagctcccctctccctgggttTATTGTTTTCTTCCTTATTTATTATGTTCACAAGATTGAATCAG CAAAGTTCACAGTGATCGGACCCCATGACCCTGCCACTGCCATCCTGGGTCAGGAAACTGTTTTACCCTGTCACCTGTCCCCCCCGATGAGCGCTGCAAACATGGTGGTGATATGGTTCCGATCTCAGTTGGCATCCTTTGTGCACCTGTATCGTGGTGGGAAGGATCAGTATGATGGGCAGTTGCCAGAGTATCAGGGAAGAACAGAGCTTTTGAAAGCCGGACTTAAAGATGGAAACGTTCCCTTGAGGATTCTCAATATCAGAGGCTCTGATGAAGGAAAATACCACTGCTTTGTTCAAGACGATACTTTTTATGAAGAAACCATATTGGAACTGCGAGTAGCAG GTCTGGGCTCTGCTCCTCTCATCTCTGTTGAAGGTCACCAGGATGGAGGGATCCGGGTGGTTTGTCGATCTACTGGTTGGTACCCAGAGCCTGAGGTGCTGTGGAAAGATTTCAATGGGCGACGTTTACCATCACTCTCTGAAACAATATCCCAAGGGGATAACAACCTGTTTGAAATAGAAACTGCTATCGTTGTGAAAAAATATTCTAACCAAAACTTGTCCTGTTGCATCAGGAACACCATTCTCAATCAAGAAAAGGAATCAGCAGTTTATATAGCAG atcCATTTTTCCCACGGGTGAATCCTTGGATGGTGGCGCTGAGTGTGATCCTGGTGGTTTTGATTGGTTTTATTGGCCTCACTGTTAATCTCTTTAAAATGAAAG GAAAACTTACTAAAGAAGTTG AGAAACGAGATAATGAAATAA GGTGGAGAAGATCTGTGGCACCTATAGAAGAAG CGAATGTGACGCTGGATCCACACACGGCTCATCCTGAGCTTGTCCTGTCTAAAGATCAGAAAAGTGTGAGACGGGGAAACACAAGACAGCAACTGcccaacacccctgagagatttgacactgagccctgtgtgctgggctgtgagggattcacctcggggagacattgctgggaggtggaggtcgGGGGTGGGCGATACTGGGCtatgggggtggccagagagtctgtgaggaggaaggaagggatcagccgtagccctgagggggggatctgggctgtggagcgGTGGGAGGGTCAGATCCGGGCTCTCACCTCCTCTGAGACCCCCCTATCCCTGAGCCGggtccccagcaggatccggatttgtctggactgtgaccgggggcaggtgacatttatcaatgctggtgacgaggccccgatcttcactttcctgCCAGGCTTtgtccctggggagagaatccgaccttggctggcagtgtggtggggatcccagctcagactgtgtccctgTGCGgcgggagggataactcagtgggttgagcattggcctgctaaacccagccttgtgagttcactccttgagggggccatttag